A DNA window from Daucus carota subsp. sativus chromosome 3, DH1 v3.0, whole genome shotgun sequence contains the following coding sequences:
- the LOC108212523 gene encoding putative glycosyltransferase 7 — protein sequence MKKQTIAWPYGNNKNKVRTWLSCVIAVTGALLLTACVYYSRSSDDYLSSHTFYDDPNLSYSIGDETENWDEKRAQWLNLHPSFVTANRVLLLTGSQPSPCESVIGDYFLLRLFKNKVDYSRIHGYDIFYNNAFLHPKLDQHWAKPAAIRAAMLAHPEAEWIWWVDVDAVITNMEFTIPLEKYKNHNIVLDGLPDEIFGKRSWLGINSGVVLFRNCQWTMEFLNAWAAMGPMTPDSDSWGKIFQSTFTDKTDSKSTDQSAIGYMLLKQYDKWGSKIHLEHEYCFQCYWGMAVDWFPNATKTYATIEKSASELRRRHAELETQSYGELREKYLKEGGYEKKTGRRPFITHFTGCSPCKGNHNPIYDGNSCREGIEKALNFADNQVLRNFGFVRPDFLSASSPVSPI from the coding sequence ATGAAAAAACAAACGATAGCATGGCCTTATGGCAACAACAAAAACAAAGTTCGAACATGGCTGTCTTGTGTAATAGCAGTCACAGGGGCTCTACTTCTTACCGCTTGTGTTTATTACTCTAGAAGCAGTGATGATTATTTATCCAGTCACACATTTTACGACGATCCGAATTTGAGCTATTCCATCGGAGATGAGACCGAAAACTGGGACGAAAAACGAGCTCAGTGGCTGAACCTTCATCCTTCGTTTGTCACGGCAAATCGTGTCCTGTTGTTGACAGGATCACAACCCTCACCCTGCGAAAGTGTCATTGGTGATTACTTTCTTCTAAGGCTTTTCAAAAATAAAGTTGATTATTCTCGAATTCATGGCTACGATATTTTCTACAATAATGCCTTCCTTCACCCCAAGTTGGACCAACATTGGGCTAAACCAGCTGCGATTCGTGCCGCGATGTTAGCCCATCCGGAAGCCGAGTGGATTTGGTGGGTGGACGTGGATGCTGTCATAACGAACATGGAGTTTACGATTCCCCTGGAGAAGTACAAGAATCACAATATTGTTCTCGACGGGTTGCCTGATGAAATTTTCGGAAAACGTAGTTGGCTCGGGATTAATTCTGGTGTGGTACTATTCAGGAACTGCCAATGGACCATGGAGTTTCTGAACGCGTGGGCTGCGATGGGTCCAATGACCCCGGATTCCGATAGCTGGGGCAAGATTTTCCAATCGACCTTCACGGATAAAACGGATTCAAAATCAACAGACCAGTCGGCTATAGGTTATATGTTGTTGAAACAGTATGATAAATGGGGCAGCAAGATTCACCTGGAGCATGAGTATTGTTTCCAATGTTATTGGGGGATGGCTGTTGATTGGTTTCCAAATGCGACCAAAACTTACGCGACTATTGAGAAGAGCGCAAGTGAACTGAGGAGGAGGCACGCAGAGTTGGAGACGCAGAGTTATGGCGAATTGagagaaaaatatttgaaggaAGGTGGCTATGAGAAAAAAACAGGGAGAAGGCCATTCATCACACATTTTACGGGGTGTTCGCCGTGCAAGGGAAATCATAATCCGATTTATGATGGAAATTCGTGCAGGGAGGGGATAGAAAAGGCTCTTAATTTCGCGGATAATCAAGTTCTTCGAAATTTTGGGTTTGTGCGTCCAGACTTCTTGAGTGCTTCCTCGCCGGTTTCTCCTATATAA